One Halioglobus japonicus DNA segment encodes these proteins:
- a CDS encoding OmpA family protein has protein sequence MPASVDRDALFARLNGTNDAAAAAASAAALAGLAAGSDRYTAVGGDMVSLTMDVQFEFDSSRISSSYDTEMANAAAVLKEHPGVRATVEGHTDSVGDDQYNQWLSESRANAVRDLLIQSHGIPADQLVAIGRGESMPLAGNDTDSGRAQNRRVELVMDIAQ, from the coding sequence TTGCCCGCGTCTGTGGATCGCGATGCGCTGTTTGCCCGCCTGAACGGCACTAACGATGCAGCTGCTGCTGCAGCCTCTGCCGCTGCTCTGGCTGGGCTCGCAGCAGGTAGCGACCGCTATACAGCGGTGGGTGGCGATATGGTGTCGCTGACCATGGATGTGCAGTTTGAGTTCGACTCGTCACGTATCTCCTCCTCTTACGATACAGAGATGGCCAATGCTGCCGCAGTCCTCAAGGAGCACCCTGGTGTGCGTGCCACGGTTGAAGGTCATACCGATAGTGTGGGCGACGATCAGTACAACCAGTGGCTCTCAGAAAGTCGCGCCAACGCCGTGCGGGATCTGCTGATTCAGTCGCACGGCATTCCAGCTGATCAGTTGGTGGCTATCGGCCGCGGTGAAAGCATGCCGTTGGCAGGTAACGACACTGATTCAGGTCGGGCTCAGAACCGTCGCGTTGAACTGGTGATGGATATCGCCCAGTAA